One region of Paenibacillus polymyxa M1 genomic DNA includes:
- the spoVM gene encoding stage V sporulation protein SpoVM, which yields MKFYTIKLPKFLGGFVKAILNTFQKN from the coding sequence ATGAAGTTTTACACAATCAAGCTGCCAAAATTTCTGGGTGGATTCGTCAAAGCCATTTTGAATACATTCCAGAAGAACTGA
- the rpmB gene encoding 50S ribosomal protein L28 → MSRKCSVTGKKPGSGNHVSHANNRNRRTWGVNVQKVRILVNGKPKRVYVSTRALKAGKVTRV, encoded by the coding sequence ATGTCTCGTAAATGTTCTGTAACAGGCAAAAAGCCTGGCAGCGGTAACCACGTATCTCACGCTAACAACCGTAATCGCCGTACTTGGGGCGTCAACGTACAAAAAGTTCGCATTCTCGTTAACGGTAAACCGAAACGCGTTTATGTCAGCACTCGTGCATTGAAAGCCGGTAAAGTGACTCGCGTGTAG
- a CDS encoding DAK2 domain-containing protein, whose product MSNRSLNGTDFTAMVLAGAEQLQQHAEHVNSLNVFPVPDGDTGTNMNLTMSAGVTELKRGDSSSIGVMSGILSKGLLMGARGNSGVILSQLFRGFSRYAAPYEELNTLQFASALQSGVDAAYKAVVKPVEGTILTVAKEAARHAVFFSRRTNDITELMEEVLAKAKETLAMTQDMLPVLKQVGVVDSGGQGLVYIYEGFMQHLGSGLVTSPTSKGDNVHPVFAPYVSERPTSAPVAPSPDAPISAQAKLETENIEFLYDMEFFINRQLGEAQGTNFDEEAFRKALSVDGDSIIVISDDDVIKVHVHSKAPGEVLNLALRYGEITQIRILNMREQHRDLLSAGMDGAPEPEWFAEIPTEPAREEEPSEPPAHELAPFGFIAVASGEGIADIFRSLGVDVVLSGGQTMNPSTEDFVNAARSIAAQHIFILPNNSNIILAAEQARELLEVERLVSVIPSKTIPQGIAAAFAYQEEEAFEVNQDNMRDAVTRVKSGQVTYAVRDTTLDDLHITAGHYIGIQDSKIVATEEQLMATSRLLLAKMLVNGDEIVTILTGSDAKQEETDQLVAWLEENYSDVEVEVHEGGQPIYPYLFSVET is encoded by the coding sequence TTGAGTAATCGTTCTTTGAATGGAACAGACTTTACCGCGATGGTTTTAGCCGGGGCGGAACAATTACAGCAGCATGCGGAGCATGTCAATTCACTAAATGTATTCCCGGTGCCAGATGGTGATACGGGAACCAATATGAATCTGACGATGAGCGCGGGCGTAACGGAATTGAAGAGAGGAGATTCTTCCTCCATCGGTGTCATGTCCGGCATCTTATCCAAAGGCTTGCTGATGGGGGCCCGCGGCAATTCAGGGGTTATCCTGTCTCAGTTGTTCCGTGGCTTCAGCCGTTACGCTGCCCCATACGAGGAATTGAATACCCTTCAGTTCGCATCGGCATTGCAGAGCGGGGTGGATGCGGCCTACAAGGCGGTGGTTAAGCCGGTGGAGGGTACAATTCTTACCGTAGCGAAGGAAGCGGCCAGACATGCTGTGTTTTTCTCGCGCCGGACGAACGACATCACAGAACTGATGGAAGAAGTGCTTGCCAAAGCAAAGGAAACACTTGCCATGACGCAGGACATGCTCCCTGTACTGAAGCAAGTAGGGGTTGTAGACTCGGGCGGACAAGGGCTTGTGTATATTTATGAAGGGTTTATGCAGCATCTTGGAAGCGGATTGGTGACATCTCCAACTTCAAAAGGCGATAATGTACATCCGGTTTTTGCTCCTTATGTATCGGAGAGACCTACTTCTGCGCCTGTTGCTCCGTCCCCAGATGCGCCGATTTCTGCGCAGGCGAAGCTCGAAACGGAGAATATTGAATTTTTGTATGATATGGAGTTTTTTATTAATCGACAATTGGGCGAAGCGCAAGGTACAAATTTTGATGAGGAAGCTTTCCGGAAAGCGTTGTCAGTAGATGGTGATTCAATTATCGTTATTTCGGATGATGATGTCATCAAGGTTCATGTGCATTCTAAGGCTCCAGGTGAAGTCTTGAATCTTGCGCTGCGTTATGGGGAAATTACACAGATTCGAATTTTGAATATGCGCGAACAGCATCGTGATTTGCTGTCTGCAGGTATGGATGGTGCTCCTGAGCCTGAGTGGTTTGCTGAAATACCAACAGAGCCTGCACGTGAGGAGGAGCCATCTGAGCCCCCAGCTCATGAGCTGGCACCCTTTGGCTTTATAGCTGTGGCTTCTGGTGAAGGGATTGCTGATATTTTTAGAAGCTTGGGTGTTGATGTTGTCCTTTCGGGTGGTCAGACAATGAATCCGAGCACAGAGGACTTCGTTAATGCGGCTCGCTCGATTGCGGCTCAACATATTTTTATTCTGCCGAATAATTCCAATATAATCTTGGCGGCTGAACAAGCGCGTGAATTGCTAGAGGTGGAACGGTTGGTGTCGGTTATTCCGAGCAAAACAATTCCTCAGGGCATTGCAGCAGCATTTGCTTACCAAGAGGAAGAAGCCTTTGAGGTAAATCAAGATAATATGCGGGACGCAGTTACCCGTGTGAAGTCTGGACAAGTGACCTATGCGGTACGGGATACGACACTTGATGATCTGCATATTACAGCGGGCCACTACATTGGTATTCAGGATTCTAAAATTGTGGCGACTGAGGAGCAATTAATGGCAACATCCCGTCTTTTGCTGGCGAAAATGCTGGTGAATGGCGATGAAATTGTTACGATTCTTACAGGTTCGGATGCAAAACAAGAAGAGACAGATCAGCTTGTTGCGTGGCTTGAGGAAAATTATTCGGATGTTGAAGTGGAAGTTCATGAAGGTGGTCAGCCGATTTATCCTTATCTGTTCTCAGTGGAAACCTGA
- the rpe gene encoding ribulose-phosphate 3-epimerase, protein MLKIAPSILSADFARLGSEVAEVQAAGADWIHVDVMDGHFVSNITLGPPIVQAIRPHTTLPLDVHLMIEQPERYIGDFVKAGANIITVHAEACVHLHGVIHLIKQQGALAGVALNPGTSPYAIKEVLPNVDMILVMTVNPGFGGQSFIPETLNKIRQIRAWLNELGRPDVHIEVDGGIAEETAPAVFEAGADVLVAGSAVYGRADRAAAITAIRDSVAHLSK, encoded by the coding sequence ATGTTAAAAATAGCACCGTCGATTTTATCCGCTGATTTTGCTCGTTTGGGCAGTGAAGTCGCGGAAGTCCAAGCAGCGGGGGCAGACTGGATTCATGTTGATGTTATGGATGGTCATTTTGTATCCAATATTACACTGGGCCCCCCTATCGTTCAGGCTATTCGGCCGCATACAACTCTCCCACTGGACGTTCATCTGATGATTGAGCAGCCTGAACGTTATATCGGTGATTTCGTAAAGGCAGGAGCCAATATCATCACGGTTCATGCGGAGGCCTGTGTTCATTTGCATGGTGTCATTCACTTGATCAAGCAGCAAGGCGCTCTGGCGGGAGTGGCTCTCAATCCGGGGACATCACCATACGCGATCAAAGAAGTGCTGCCCAATGTGGATATGATTCTTGTAATGACGGTTAACCCTGGTTTTGGAGGCCAGTCCTTCATTCCAGAGACGTTGAATAAAATCAGACAAATCCGTGCTTGGTTGAACGAATTGGGTCGTCCAGACGTACATATCGAGGTGGACGGAGGTATTGCGGAAGAGACGGCACCAGCCGTATTTGAAGCAGGTGCTGACGTATTAGTGGCAGGTAGTGCAGTATACGGCAGAGCGGACCGTGCAGCGGCTATTACTGCTATTCGGGATAGTGTCGCTCATTTGTCCAAGTGA